GTCAGATCGTGGTCGACTATCACAAGGGCTTGCAAGACGCCAAGAAGAAGACGCTGCGCATGATTGGCGACCCGGCCACGCGCTACCGCGAAGACCCGGTGCGCATCATCCGCGCGGTGCGGTTTGCCGCCAAGCTCAGCCCGCTGGGCTTCAGCATCGACGCCAAGTCGGCAGCGCCCCTAGTGCAGTCGCAGGCTCTGCTGGCCGAGGTGCCGCAAAGCCGCATGTTTGACGAAATGCTCAAGCTGCTGCAAACCGGCCACGCCATTGCCACCATCGAGCAGTTGCGCAAGCTGGGCATGTCCAAGGGCATCTACCCGCTGCTGGACGTGGCGGTGGAGCGTGCCGACAGCCCGTTTGTCAAAGCCGCATTGGTGGATACCGACCGCCGCGTGAACGAAGGCAAACCCGTGGCGCCCAGCTTCTTGCTGGCCTGTGTGCTGTGGGAAGACGTACGCAAGGGCTGGGAAGTCCGCATGGGCCGTCGCGAGCACGCTTTGCCTGCGCTGCAAGACTCCATTGATGAGGTGTTTGAGCGGCGCATTGGCGATGTGTCTGGCCGCGGCAAGCTGGCCGCCGACATGCGCGAAATCTGGGTCATGCAACCCCGCTTTGAAAAGCGCGTGGGTAACACGCCGTTTGGCATGGTGATGCAGCCCCGCTTCCGCGCAGGCTTTGACTTCATGCGTTTGCGCGCCGACATTGGCGAGGTGGAAGAGGCGCTGGCCGAATGGTGGCAAGACTTTCAGACGGCAGACGATGAGCGCCGTGAAGACCTGCTGGACCAGGCCCGCGAAGAGCAAAAGGCGCGCCTTAAAGCCCAGCAGCAAGCACAACAACCCGTGGTGCGCCGCGTGCCCAAAAAGCCCGCTGCTGGAGCCGCTGCCACGGCCGATGCCGCCGCAGCCGAACTGCCGGAGTCTGCTGAAGACGGGGCAGCCCCCAAAAAACGCCGCCGCCGTCGCCGCAAGCCGGGTGGCGCTGGCGGGGATGTATCCCCAGCCACCAGCGAATGAGCGCGGCGGTGCCTGTGGATGTCTGGGTGGGCCTGGGCGCCAACCTGGGCGAGCGCGAGCAGGCGCTGCGCGAGGCCTTGCAGGCTATGGCCCGTTGGCCAGACACGCGGCTGGTCAATGTTTCGGCCTTGTACGCCAGCTCGCCAATCGATGCGGGTGGCCCGGACTATTTGAATGCGGTGGCCTTGCTGCGCACCACGTTGCCTGCGCTGGATGTGCTGCAGCGCCTGCAATCGATAGAGCAGGGCGCTGGCCGCGAGCGGCCCTACCGCAACGCTCCGCGCACGCTGGACTTGGACATCCTGCGCTATGGCAACGCGGAGCTGGACACACCCACTCTCACCGTGCCGCACCCCCGCATGGCCGAGCGCGCCTTTGTGCTGCTGCCGATGGCCGAAGTCTCGCCCGCGCTGGTGAGCGAGGCCGCCTTGCAGGCCGTGGCAGACCAGCGCATTGAGCGACTGCCAAAAGCCTGGGTGGCTGATTTGCTATCAAAAAAGTAGCTGCTGGCGCTTGATGGATAAGCGCTGCAGCCTATTTTCTCTTAATCGACCTTGGCGCCCGAGAGCTTGACCACTTCCTGGTACCTGGCGCGCTCGCTGGCCATGAAGCTCTCAAACTGTTGCGGTGTGGTGGGCACAGGCTCGGCCAGCAGGGCGCCAAAACGGGTTTTGGTCTCAGGGGCCTGCAGCGCAGCCACAAAGGCCTTGTTGAGTTTGTCGATCACGGGTTTGGGCGTGCCCTTGGGGGCCACCAGGCCCCACCAGGTGTCGATGGAGAACCCCTTGAAGGTGTTGGCCATGGGGGGCACTCCGGGCAGTGCCGAAGAGGCCTCCAGTGATGTCACGGCCAGCGCCTTGAGCTTGCCTGAGCGGATGTTGGGCGCAGCCGCAGCCAGGTTGTCGATGTTGAAGTCCACCTCGCCTGCCAAAAGCGCCAGCTGTGCGGGGTTGGCCCCACGGTAGGGGATGTGCAGCGCAAAGATGTTGGCGCGCTGCTTGAACATTTCTCCGGCCAGATGGCCCGCGCTGCCGTTGCCACCGCTGCCGTAGTTGAGCTTAGCGGGATTGGCCTTGGCGTAGGCGATGAGGTCTGCCAGGGTGTGGATCTTGAGTTGTTCCGCTTTGGCTGCGTTCATCACCAGCACATTGGGCACGCGCACCATCTGCGTGATGGCCGTGAAGTCTTTGCCCGCGTCAAAGGGCATCCGGGTGTAGAGCCAGGGGTTGACGGCGTGGGTGGCCGTGGCGGCAATGCCGATGGTCAGCCCGTCGGGTGCGGCTTTGGCAATGGCGTCTGCGCCGATGTTGCCGCCCGCGCCCCCCTTGTTATCGATGATCACGGTGCCCAGCGAGTCGCGCACACGCTCTGCCAGTGCCCGCGCCGTCACATCGATCGGGCCACCCGGCGCATAAGGCACGATCAGCCGAATGGGCTGCCCGGCGTCTTGCGCCAAGGTCAGCGGGGTGGAAAAGGCGGCGGTGACTGCCGCACTGGCAATGAGGAGGTTTCTGCGGTTCATGGTGTGATTGTTGCAAAAAAGAAAACTGCCTTGGTGCTGAGAACCTTTTCATACAGGGCCAAAGGCAGCCCTTCATGCTGCGTGGGGCTGCCAACGCAGTGCCCTCGTCACGCAGAAGGGCCGTGCTTGTCAGCTTCGGAGGTGAAAGAGTCTGCGTAAAACTCGTCAGTAGGCAGCCCCCGCTGGGCGCTGTACGCCGTGCGTGCGGACTCCACCACGATGGGAGCACCGCAGGCGTACACCTGGTGGCCAGAGAGGTCGGCAAAATCATCCAGCACGGCCTGGTGCACAAAGCCTGTGCGGCCAGTCCACCCGTCTTGCGGCTGGGCGTCAGACACCACGGGCACATAGCGCAGGTGTGGCATGTGTGCTGCTTGTTCCAGCACCCACTGGTGCATGTACAGGTCTTCGGGGCGGCGCCCGCCCCAGTACAGCGTGGTGGGGCGGGTGATGGCCTTGGCTTGCATGTGCTCGATCAAGGCCTTGATGGGCGCAAAGCCCGTTCCAGAAGCCAGCAGCACGATGGGTTTGTCAGAGTCTTCGCGCAGGAAGAAGCTGCCAAAGGGGCCCTCGATCCGCAGGATTTCTTTCTCTTTCATTGCTCCGAACACATGGTCGGTGAACTTACCGCCCGGCAGGTGGCGGATGTGCAGCTCAATGCCTGCGGCAGCCTCTTGCGTATGTGGCGCATTGGCCATGGAATAGGCCCGGCGGGCCCCGTCGCGCAGGATGAACTCCACGTATTGCCCTGCGTGGTAGCGGAAGGTGTCTGCCGCAGGCAGTTGCAGGCGAATCCGCATCACGTCGTGGGACTGTTTCTCCAGCGAGGAGACACGCACCGGCATTTTCTTGATGGGGTAGGCGCTTTCATCGGTCACCTGGCGCGACTCCAGCACCACATCGGACAGTGGCCGTGCACAGCAGGTCAGCACAAAACCGGCAGCCTCTTCTTCCGCGCTCAGCGCCTTGGCCTGATGATCGGTATGGGTGACGGAGCCGCTGGTCTTTTTGCACTTGCAGGAGCCACAGGCGCCGTCTTTGCAGCCGTAGGGCAGGCCTACGCCGCTGCGGATGGCTGCGGCCAGGATGGTTTCATCGCCTTGGCTTTGGAAGGTGCGCCCGCTGGGCGTTACGGAGATCTGGAATGCGGCGCCAGCAGCGTCGTCGGGTCGCGTCATGTTGTGGGTATCCTCGGGGGCTTATGCAAATGGCGTCAATTTTGCCCGCAGAAACTGAAGGTGTGCTGAGCCGCACGGCTTTGCATTGCGTTTGTTCAGCGCGCCGCAGGGGGTTGGCCTTGGCGCTGTGGGCTTCAGAGCCTGTGGGTAGCCTGTTTGACCATTGAATTTCTCCGCTTGTTCACCCGAAAGAAATCATGAGTACCGTGGCTTTGTCCAGTGCCCTGGGCGCCTTGCCTGCCCGTTTTCGCCGTGAGCGATTGTTGATCGTGGGCTGTGGCGATGTTGGCAGCCGTGTGGCCCGCAACTTGGCGCAGGGGGCCGGGGCGGGGCGCATGCGGGTTCTGGCCCTGACCTCCAGCCCAGACCGCCGCGCCGCACTGCGTCAGTTGGGGGCAACCCCGGTGCTGGGCAATCTGGACGACGCAGCGAGCTTGCGGCGCTTGGCGGGCGTTGCCACGCGGGTGTTGCATCTGGCACCACCGCCTGGAGAAGGCGGGGGGCGCGATGCCTGGTGGCGTGACCCACGCACCCAGGCCCTGGGCCGCGTGCTGCGCATGCGCCGCTTGCCCGCATCGCTGGTGTACGCATCAACCAGTGGCGTGTACGGCGACTGCGCCGGAGCGCTGGTGCGTGAGGAGCGTCTGCTGGCGCCCGCCACACCCCGTGCCCAGCGGCGGGTGGATGCCGAGGCGGCTGTGCGCCACCTGGGGCGTGCGGGCGTGCGTGCCAGCATTTTGCGCATTCCCGGCATTTATGCGCCAGACCGTGAGGGGGGGACGCCCCGGGCCCGGTTGCTCAAAGGCACACCCGTGCTGGAGGCCGCTGATGATGTCTTCACCAACCACATCCATGCCGATGACTTGGCCCGGGCCTGCCTGGCGGCGCTGTGGCGAGGGCGTGCCCAGCGGGTGTACAACGTGAGCGACGGGCACCACCTGCGAATGGGTGACTATTTTGATTTGGCTGCGGACCTGTACGGGCTCCCCCGCCCACCCCGTATTGCGCGCAGCGCCGCCAAGGAGCAATTGCCTCTGGTGCTGCTGAGCTTTATGAGCGAATCGCGCCGCTTGGACAACCAGCGCATGGTGCAGGAGCTGGGCTTGCGGCTGCAGTTTCCAGACGTTGCAACGGGGTTGTCGGCTCGCCCCGCCGCTTGAGGTCACATCTCGGGGCTTGGCCGCTGGGGGATTGTCAGCAGGGGGCCTGCCCGCCTTTGGATTTGCACACGCCGCCATTGCCTGGAAACTGGCCGGGGCCTGACCGTGGGTAGCGTGCCCCGGTGTTGTCGATGCAGTGGAAGTTGCTGCAGGTCGTCAGGTAAGGCTGCTGGGGTACCGGAGCCGGCGTGGGATAGACCGGGCGTCGCTGCGGAGTGACCACGACGCGGGGTTGAGCGGCCCGGGCGCGCTCTAGCTCCGCATAGCCTTGCGGCCCCAGGCAGTCCAGGTCCATTTGCCGTTGTGCCGCTTCAATGCGCATCTCCTGGTCGTAGTTGGAGCGAGACAGACCGGTCGACACCAGTTCCAGGTTTCTGCGCGATTTGGCGCATTCGGGTGAGCTGGCGTAGTCTTTGGGCAAGGGGGCTGCGGCGGCGGCCCGTGCGGCGCGCAGGCGCTCTTGTTCCACCTCGCGCTGGCTTTGCGCACTGGCTGCTGCACTTTCGGCTTGCTGCCGCTGTTGTTTGAGTTCCAGCGCCCGCTCGGCAGAGCGTCGCTCCTGCTCAATTTCCTCCGCTGTGCGTTTGGCTTCCACCTCGTGGGCAGCGGCACCCGTTGCGCACTTGCCGTCGGTGTAGGTGACTTGTCCGGTCTTGGCGTCGGTGCAGCGAATGACTTGGCTGAACGCAGGCAGGGCACTGCAGGCACAAAGTACCACTGCGGCGGGCCATTTCCACAGGGGCTTCAGGCGGTAAGGCATGGCATTGTTCCGGGTTGGAGTGGGCGGCGCAGGCGGTCAGCGGTTTGTCGGGTCTGAAGGCCTGGCGCCTCGGCCGCGATTGTCCTCTGCAGACTGGCCTTGGCTCGGTGGCCGGGCATCGCGCCAGACCCTGTCCGGGCTTTGCGCAGGCGGTGGGGGGGGCGGCTGAACGCGTTCAGGGGGGCGTCCTCGCTGGGCCTCTCGGTCGTGGCGCTCTCTGTCTTCCCGGTCTCTGCGGTCGCGATCGGCGCGGTCTCTGTCGCGGGCGTTGTCTCGATCACGGCCATTGTCTCGGTCGCGCCAGCGGTCGTTGGCTGCAGGCGGGTGGTTCCAGCCCCGGCGGTCATCGTCGTAGGGGCGCCCATAGTAAACAGGCGGGGGCGGCGCCACCGGGTAGGGGCGAATCAGCGGAGGCTGGTTGTATATATACACCGGTTGGGGTTGGTACGCCGGGTAGTAAGGGGCCTCGTAATAGGGGTCTCCGGGCACGGTGGTGCAGGCGGCCAGCCCTGCGCACAGCGCAAAAGCACCTGCGAATCGGCTGATGGATGGTTTCATGGGTGGATCCCTTTGGGGCAGGCTGCGTGCCCCGTGTGCCTGAGTCTAGGCCGCGACTGGTGCGGTGGCTTGCAGTGGCGGTGCATCACACCATGACGCCTGGGGCCCTGTTTTGGTTGACGGGGCTGGGGTTTTGAGCGCGCTGAGCCTTTCGGCTGTGCGGTAGAGGCTCTCAGCGCCATGCCGTCGGGGCGCTGTCGTGAGCGACGGTGTTGTCCGTGTCAGGAGGTGAAAGCACGCACCCAGGCAGGCTTACATCGGTTCACCAAACTCCCTGGCGTCGTTGTCTCGTCCTGGCGCACTGCTTGTACTGCCTTCGACGTGGCGTCTGGCCAGGGCCGCTTCGCTTCGTTTTGCCAGCCGCTCTTCATCCTGGTCCACAAGCTGCTAATGCTTGTGGACGGACGCAGCAGTGTCTTTCCATCCCTGGCATTGCCAGGGACGGGGTAAGTCATCAGCGGGGGAGAACGCGTCGAATGGTTTCGGCCAAGTCTTCGGCCACAAACTTGGCGACGTAGCCGTCCGCGCCCACACTGCGGACGTGGTCTTCGTTGGCCGAGCCAGACAGTGAGGAGTGAATCACCACAGGCAGGCCACTGAAGCGAGCGTCTTGCTTGATGTTGCGGGTGAGGGTGAACCCGTCCATCTCGGGCATTTCCAGGTCGGTCAACACCATGGCCACACGGTCTGTAACAGACTTGCCCTCGGCTTCTGCGGCCTTGGCAATGGCATTCAGCCGGTCCCAGGCTTCTTTGCCGGACTTGACCATCTCGTACGGAGCTTGGAGGACCTTCAGTTCCTGCTCGATGAGTGAGCGGGCCACAAAGGAGTCATCCGCTGCGAGGATGATGGTGCCGGGCTTGAGCTTGAGCTTGGCGCCCACTTTCTCTTCCGTGACTTCATGGCCGTCGGAGGGCGAGACCATTTGCAAAATGGCTTCCACGTCCAGCACCTGGGCCAGGCGGGACTCATCGGTGTTGCCATCCAGGCGTGCAATGCTGGTGACCAGCTTGCCTGCAGCGCCGCTGGTTTCAGCCGACAGCACTTGTTTCCAGTCGAGGCGAACGATGTCCTCCACCGATTCGACTGCAAAGGCTTGCGTAGTGCGCGCGTATTCAGTCACCAACATGATGTTGAGCCCCGTTTGGGGCTTGCAGCCCACGATGGAGGGCAAGTCCAGCACCGGGATCACCTGGCCGCGCAGGTTGACCACCCCCAATGAATGGGCCGTGGTTCCGGCGATGGGCGTGATGCTGGGCATGGCCACGATCTCGCGGATCTTGAACACATTGATCCCGAACAGCTCTGATTTGCCCAGCGCACTGTCAATACCCAGTCGGAACAACAGCAGCTCGAACTTGTTCGTGCTGGTGAGGTTGGTCCGTTCGTCGATTTCTTGCTGAACTGCTTTCATGGTCGATGTCCTTCGCGCTGATACGCACGTTTACAAATTCTAGAAGCAGTTCGGGGTGCGTTGGGGGGGAATTTTTCAGGCTTAACCCCAATAACCTGCGTTTGGCTGGCACTGCCCCTGTATCTCGGGGGCTACAAGGCCGTGGCAGCGTCCTGAAAATGCATTGTCAATGCGTGAGGGCGTAGCGTTTACGCATCATTTTGCGCAGTTTCCGCTCTCGACCCCCTGCGCGTCAGGGGCAAAAGCCCGTGCGCGCAGACCGGTTCGATGCACCCAACGCCGGTGCCAGCGCCGGGTTGTCATTCTGCGGGGTTCTCAGCCATCAATGAGCTGAGGGTCCCAGGCGAAGACCGTCTGGCGTTGGTCGCCCAGCTTTTCGATGCCCAGGGTGATGACATCGCCTGGCTTCAAAAACTGGGGTGCGGGCTTTTTGCCCATGCCCACACCTGGCGGGGTACCTGTGGTGATGAGGTCTCCCGGCTCCAGGGTCATGAAGCGGCTGAGGTAGCTGACGAGCTGAGCCACCGTAAAAATCATGGTGCGGGTATTGCCGGTTTGCTGGCGTTCGCCATTCACATCCAGCCACATCGCCAAGTTTTGCGGATCACCTACCTCGTCGGCACTGACCAGCCAAGGGCCAATGGGGCCAAAGGTGTCGCAGCCCTTGCCCTTGTCCCAGGTGCCACCGCGCTCGAGCTGGTACTCGCGTTCGGAAATATCGTTGATGGTGCAGTAGCCCGCCACATGCTTTAACGCATCAGCTTCACTCACATAGCGCGCACGGGTGCCGATGACGACGCCCAACTCCACTTCCCAGTCTGTCTTGACGGAGCCCTGCGGCAGCACCACCGGGTGGTTGCAGCCCACGGCGCAATCCACAGTCTTGGTGAAAACGATGGGCTCTTGTGGGATGGGCATGTTGGCCTCGGCGGCGTGGTCTGCGTAGTTCAGGCCAATGGCAATGAATTTGCGCATGCCTGTCCAGGGCACGGCCAGGCGACCAGGCGCCACCACCGGCAGGGTGGATGCGTCCAGACTGGCCAGTGCGGCCATGCCCGTGGGAGACAGGGTGCTGGGGCCGATGTCCGGCAGCACGGCGCTGAGATCGCGCACCGTGCCATCGATGTGCAGCAGGGCGGGCTTTTCTTGCCCCTTGGGGCCGTGGCGTAGCAGTTTCACTTCATGTCTCCTTGGTAAGTCGGTTCAGTTGGACCAACCGCCGTCGATGATCTGGGTGGTGCCTGTGGTGAAGGACGATTCATCGCTGGCGAGGTACACGGCCAGCGCCGCAATTTCTTCGGCGCGCCCCAGGCGGCCCATGGGCTGGCGTTCGACAAAGCCTGACTCTACCTGCGCCAAGCTTTGGCCCGTAGCCAGGGCCTGGGCACTGATGCGCTCTTGCAGCGAGGGCGACAGCACGGTGCCGGGGCAAATGGCATTGCAGCGAATGCCTTGGGCCACAAAGTCTGCGGCCACGGATTTGGTCAGGCCGACGATGGCCGCCTTGGTGGTGCCGTAGACAAACCGGTTGGGCGCCCCTTTGATGCTGCCTGCGACCGACGCCACGTTGATGATGGAGCCGCCACCTTGGGCCAGCATGCCGGGCAGAAACGCCTTGATGGTGCGAAATTGCGAGCGCACGTTCAGCTCGAACGCAAACGCCCATTCGTCTTCGGTGCAGTCCAGCACGCTG
This Acidovorax sp. 106 DNA region includes the following protein-coding sequences:
- the folK gene encoding 2-amino-4-hydroxy-6-hydroxymethyldihydropteridine diphosphokinase; translated protein: MSAAVPVDVWVGLGANLGEREQALREALQAMARWPDTRLVNVSALYASSPIDAGGPDYLNAVALLRTTLPALDVLQRLQSIEQGAGRERPYRNAPRTLDLDILRYGNAELDTPTLTVPHPRMAERAFVLLPMAEVSPALVSEAALQAVADQRIERLPKAWVADLLSKK
- a CDS encoding fumarylacetoacetate hydrolase family protein, translated to MKLLRHGPKGQEKPALLHIDGTVRDLSAVLPDIGPSTLSPTGMAALASLDASTLPVVAPGRLAVPWTGMRKFIAIGLNYADHAAEANMPIPQEPIVFTKTVDCAVGCNHPVVLPQGSVKTDWEVELGVVIGTRARYVSEADALKHVAGYCTINDISEREYQLERGGTWDKGKGCDTFGPIGPWLVSADEVGDPQNLAMWLDVNGERQQTGNTRTMIFTVAQLVSYLSRFMTLEPGDLITTGTPPGVGMGKKPAPQFLKPGDVITLGIEKLGDQRQTVFAWDPQLIDG
- a CDS encoding SDR family oxidoreductase; its protein translation is MSTVALSSALGALPARFRRERLLIVGCGDVGSRVARNLAQGAGAGRMRVLALTSSPDRRAALRQLGATPVLGNLDDAASLRRLAGVATRVLHLAPPPGEGGGRDAWWRDPRTQALGRVLRMRRLPASLVYASTSGVYGDCAGALVREERLLAPATPRAQRRVDAEAAVRHLGRAGVRASILRIPGIYAPDREGGTPRARLLKGTPVLEAADDVFTNHIHADDLARACLAALWRGRAQRVYNVSDGHHLRMGDYFDLAADLYGLPRPPRIARSAAKEQLPLVLLSFMSESRRLDNQRMVQELGLRLQFPDVATGLSARPAA
- the pcnB gene encoding polynucleotide adenylyltransferase PcnB — protein: MIKKFIDKLLGKSTPGTSGGKPHFGKREEVPASVHGINPELVDRRAADVVHTLKDAGFEAYIVGGAVRDLLLGLRPKDFDVATNATPEQVKALFRRAFIIGKRFRIVHVVHGRGREHEVIEVSTFRAYLDNSAAGQVSGNEKTSKAQLSGMQHAVDASGRVLRDNVWGPQDEDATRRDFTVNAMYYDPVSQIVVDYHKGLQDAKKKTLRMIGDPATRYREDPVRIIRAVRFAAKLSPLGFSIDAKSAAPLVQSQALLAEVPQSRMFDEMLKLLQTGHAIATIEQLRKLGMSKGIYPLLDVAVERADSPFVKAALVDTDRRVNEGKPVAPSFLLACVLWEDVRKGWEVRMGRREHALPALQDSIDEVFERRIGDVSGRGKLAADMREIWVMQPRFEKRVGNTPFGMVMQPRFRAGFDFMRLRADIGEVEEALAEWWQDFQTADDERREDLLDQAREEQKARLKAQQQAQQPVVRRVPKKPAAGAAATADAAAAELPESAEDGAAPKKRRRRRRKPGGAGGDVSPATSE
- a CDS encoding chemotaxis protein is translated as MKAVQQEIDERTNLTSTNKFELLLFRLGIDSALGKSELFGINVFKIREIVAMPSITPIAGTTAHSLGVVNLRGQVIPVLDLPSIVGCKPQTGLNIMLVTEYARTTQAFAVESVEDIVRLDWKQVLSAETSGAAGKLVTSIARLDGNTDESRLAQVLDVEAILQMVSPSDGHEVTEEKVGAKLKLKPGTIILAADDSFVARSLIEQELKVLQAPYEMVKSGKEAWDRLNAIAKAAEAEGKSVTDRVAMVLTDLEMPEMDGFTLTRNIKQDARFSGLPVVIHSSLSGSANEDHVRSVGADGYVAKFVAEDLAETIRRVLPR
- a CDS encoding tripartite tricarboxylate transporter substrate binding protein — its product is MNRRNLLIASAAVTAAFSTPLTLAQDAGQPIRLIVPYAPGGPIDVTARALAERVRDSLGTVIIDNKGGAGGNIGADAIAKAAPDGLTIGIAATATHAVNPWLYTRMPFDAGKDFTAITQMVRVPNVLVMNAAKAEQLKIHTLADLIAYAKANPAKLNYGSGGNGSAGHLAGEMFKQRANIFALHIPYRGANPAQLALLAGEVDFNIDNLAAAAPNIRSGKLKALAVTSLEASSALPGVPPMANTFKGFSIDTWWGLVAPKGTPKPVIDKLNKAFVAALQAPETKTRFGALLAEPVPTTPQQFESFMASERARYQEVVKLSGAKVD
- a CDS encoding DUF4124 domain-containing protein, which gives rise to MPYRLKPLWKWPAAVVLCACSALPAFSQVIRCTDAKTGQVTYTDGKCATGAAAHEVEAKRTAEEIEQERRSAERALELKQQRQQAESAAASAQSQREVEQERLRAARAAAAAPLPKDYASSPECAKSRRNLELVSTGLSRSNYDQEMRIEAAQRQMDLDCLGPQGYAELERARAAQPRVVVTPQRRPVYPTPAPVPQQPYLTTCSNFHCIDNTGARYPRSGPGQFPGNGGVCKSKGGQAPC
- a CDS encoding CDP-6-deoxy-delta-3,4-glucoseen reductase, translated to MTRPDDAAGAAFQISVTPSGRTFQSQGDETILAAAIRSGVGLPYGCKDGACGSCKCKKTSGSVTHTDHQAKALSAEEEAAGFVLTCCARPLSDVVLESRQVTDESAYPIKKMPVRVSSLEKQSHDVMRIRLQLPAADTFRYHAGQYVEFILRDGARRAYSMANAPHTQEAAAGIELHIRHLPGGKFTDHVFGAMKEKEILRIEGPFGSFFLREDSDKPIVLLASGTGFAPIKALIEHMQAKAITRPTTLYWGGRRPEDLYMHQWVLEQAAHMPHLRYVPVVSDAQPQDGWTGRTGFVHQAVLDDFADLSGHQVYACGAPIVVESARTAYSAQRGLPTDEFYADSFTSEADKHGPSA
- a CDS encoding SDR family oxidoreductase; its protein translation is MPTLRLANKTAFVTAAGQGIGRATAVAFAAQGARVIATDINAQALATLQDDIGCAVHTLDVTDPLAIAAVAQSAGPIQVLFNGAGFVHAGSVLDCTEDEWAFAFELNVRSQFRTIKAFLPGMLAQGGGSIINVASVAGSIKGAPNRFVYGTTKAAIVGLTKSVAADFVAQGIRCNAICPGTVLSPSLQERISAQALATGQSLAQVESGFVERQPMGRLGRAEEIAALAVYLASDESSFTTGTTQIIDGGWSN